GCTTCCGGCCAGCACCAGGCTGCGATTGCCGTCCAGCAGCGGCCGCGCAAATCGGGTCAGTGCGGTAAGCGGTGAGCGCACCTGCGCAAAGTTCGGCACCCGCTGGTACGAGGCTTCAAGGCTCAGCTGCCGCCACGGTTCGAGTGCCATGCTCCAGGCGGTGTCATCGATCGCCTCCACCCTGTCGGCGCGTCCACATGCTGCGTCGGTGGCGAGTTGAAGGAACCGCCGCCGGCGGGCATCGGCGCTGTTCGAATAAATGATCGTTACTGGCGCGAGATGCGCCAGGATCGCTACTCTCTCAGGGCAGCACGGCGCTGCCGCGCGCCCGATCTCCAGGCTGTTCAGGTCGACCACACTGCGCTGGGTCGCGGGATCGTAGCTGCGGATCGCCGCAATGCTATCCTCGGAAAACTCGATGCGCGCCGGCAGACCGGCGTCGGCCGGGAAGATGTCGATCACATCACCGCGCACCGCTATCTCCCCCGGCTCGTCGACCCGGTCGTCGGCGTAATAACCGATTTCTTCGAGCGTGGTCGCCAACTGCGCGGCTACAATCTGGTCCCCGACAACGAGACGCGGCGGCATAGAGTCGAAGGCTTCCGGCGGCGGATAGCGCTGCGCTGCGGCTTCGCCGCTCAGGATGAGCGCCAGACCGGGCCGAACGGATTCCCGCTGAGCCAGTCGCAATTCGTGCAACGCGGCTACCCGGGCACCGACGTTGGCTGGCGATGCCGGAGCGATATCGCCCGGCAGGGCGTCGCTTGAAGGCATGAACAGCACCGGATGATCGGGTCGCAGCGCCGCCAGAGCGGCAGCGAGCGCGGCGGCATGTTGATCGTCGTCAGCCAGATATACGAGATCGCTCTCGCCCAGCAGAGCGGCGAGACGGGTTGCTGTCCAGGTGATGGTCATGCGGCCATCGCTGCCGCGGGCCAATCGCCTGTCTCGAGCGCGGCCAATGCCTCGAACTTGGGCCGCTCCATCCGCAGAATGAGCCGGTCACAACCAAATTCGAGCTGGTCTCGCGGTACGGCGCGCAGCGTCTCGTCGAAACCGCCGATTCCACCGGACGACACGACAACATAGCTGACACCGCCAGACCCGCATTCGATTAAGGCTTCGATAGCCTGGCCGACCGGTTTGCCCGCATCGTCAACGACCGGCATGCCGGCAATACCGGTGGCAGTGAACAAGGTCGGCACCGCCGCGCGGCGACTGGCCTCGGTCGCTGCTTTGCCGCCGTCTTCATAAGCGCGCTGACGCCCAAGCCAGCGCCAAATCCCGACCAGATTGACCAGTGTCAGAAAGGCGTTGGTTGCGAGCAAATTGGTCTGGTCGGTTCCCAGGCCGACCAGCGACCAGCAGATCGACCCCAGCGTAAACACGACGAAGCCCCAG
The window above is part of the Novosphingobium sp. G106 genome. Proteins encoded here:
- a CDS encoding PRC-barrel domain-containing protein, which encodes MESIAGWVAPIATTIAAMMTAANLGARVTGWGFVVFTLGSICWSLVGLGTDQTNLLATNAFLTLVNLVGIWRWLGRQRAYEDGGKAATEASRRAAVPTLFTATGIAGMPVVDDAGKPVGQAIEALIECGSGGVSYVVVSSGGIGGFDETLRAVPRDQLEFGCDRLILRMERPKFEALAALETGDWPAAAMAA